From the Clavibacter phaseoli genome, one window contains:
- a CDS encoding sensor histidine kinase: MTPPALVARISADDRRRRGSTRAQIPFLLSCAVVAVLVAVVEPAVQRDAWYAAAIALVLVGSVLALVVGASRIPSAVLIAVPALDLLAVAFIRDATAASLPAAALLVIFPLLWLVFGFPSGGVPVAIAGALAITVFPVLRDGALPDTSDGWADLVAGFLLTALLVTAAGQAAATQRRDQRELAESTAAQARLLAESREQTATIRDVADAVDVGIVFFDADDRPVIRNAAVRTLLEIAGYDHETGLATSVYGSDRVTPVAREGKVLMEAIYADKVHGPVYWVGEPGNQRALVLSVRPIGRRPGQLTGTVLGAYDVTDLAQAVQVRDEFLATVSHELRTPLTSIVGYLDLLDEMHDPAELGIQEEVAVIQRNVAQLSSIIGSLLEGADHAPALRRGPVDMTAVVDAVVRPAAARAAERGLVLEARLDAGIRLDGDADRLAQVVEALVSNALVFTPSGRIDVVLAREGADAVLSVVDTGVGLSEEDQQHAFDRFFRAQSARDGAVPGLGLGLSIAERTVRAHGGSLRIASRLGHGTRVVATLPIGDGATAP, translated from the coding sequence ATGACCCCTCCCGCCCTCGTGGCCCGGATCTCCGCGGACGACCGGCGCCGGCGCGGCTCCACCCGGGCGCAGATCCCCTTCCTCCTCAGCTGCGCGGTGGTCGCGGTCCTCGTGGCGGTGGTGGAGCCCGCCGTCCAGCGCGACGCCTGGTACGCGGCCGCCATCGCCCTCGTGCTCGTCGGCTCCGTCCTCGCCCTCGTGGTCGGGGCCAGCCGGATCCCGTCGGCCGTCCTCATCGCGGTGCCCGCGCTCGACCTGCTGGCGGTGGCGTTCATCCGCGACGCGACGGCGGCCTCCCTCCCGGCCGCGGCGCTGCTCGTGATCTTCCCGCTCCTCTGGCTCGTGTTCGGCTTCCCGTCGGGCGGCGTCCCCGTCGCGATCGCGGGCGCGCTCGCGATCACCGTCTTCCCCGTCCTGCGCGACGGCGCCCTCCCCGACACGAGCGACGGCTGGGCCGACCTCGTCGCCGGCTTCCTCCTCACCGCCCTGCTGGTCACCGCGGCGGGTCAGGCCGCGGCGACCCAGCGCCGGGACCAGCGCGAGCTGGCCGAGTCGACCGCCGCCCAGGCCCGGCTCCTCGCGGAGTCGCGCGAGCAGACCGCGACCATCCGCGACGTCGCGGACGCCGTCGACGTCGGGATCGTCTTCTTCGACGCCGACGACCGTCCCGTCATCCGCAACGCGGCGGTCCGCACGCTGCTCGAGATCGCGGGCTACGACCACGAGACGGGCCTGGCGACGTCGGTGTACGGATCCGACCGCGTCACGCCCGTGGCCCGCGAGGGCAAGGTGCTGATGGAGGCGATCTACGCCGACAAGGTGCACGGCCCCGTCTACTGGGTGGGGGAGCCCGGCAACCAGCGCGCCCTCGTGCTCTCCGTCCGGCCGATCGGACGCCGGCCCGGCCAGCTGACGGGCACGGTCCTCGGGGCCTACGACGTCACCGACCTCGCCCAGGCCGTGCAGGTGCGCGACGAGTTCCTCGCGACCGTGTCGCACGAGCTGCGGACGCCGCTCACGAGCATCGTCGGCTACCTCGACCTCCTCGACGAGATGCACGACCCCGCCGAGCTCGGCATCCAGGAGGAGGTCGCGGTGATCCAGCGCAACGTGGCGCAGCTGTCGAGCATCATCGGCTCGCTCCTCGAGGGCGCCGACCACGCTCCCGCCCTGCGCCGCGGCCCGGTCGACATGACGGCCGTCGTCGACGCGGTCGTGCGGCCGGCGGCGGCGCGGGCGGCCGAGCGCGGCCTGGTGCTCGAGGCGCGGCTCGACGCGGGGATCCGGCTGGACGGCGACGCGGACCGGCTCGCGCAGGTCGTCGAGGCGCTCGTCTCCAACGCGCTCGTCTTCACGCCGTCCGGCCGGATCGACGTCGTCCTCGCGCGCGAGGGCGCCGACGCCGTGCTCTCCGTGGTCGACACGGGCGTCGGCCTCAGCGAGGAGGACCAGCAGCACGCGTTCGACCGCTTCTTCCGCGCGCAGTCGGCCCGCGACGGCGCCGTCCCTGGCCTCGGGCTCGGCCTCTCCATCGCCGAGCGGACCGTCCGGGCGCACGGCGGATCCCTGCGCATCGCGAGCCGCCTCGGCCACGGCACGCGCGTGGTCGCGACCCTCCCGATCGGCGACGGGGCCACCGCTCCATAG
- a CDS encoding alternate-type signal peptide domain-containing protein, producing the protein MNKIVSGAVAGAAGIVLLLGGAGSFALWNANATVAASSVSSGNLAIAADTAGVWTDITNGGSKVIDPSTYRIVPGNVLQYTSALTVTATGDSLAADLTYNPVSITGDSALKAAITTKLDVTSTDASITPASAANTFTVKPSTSASKVNVVLTVTFPSTATTGQNGSLSFDKLAFTLTQRAI; encoded by the coding sequence ATGAACAAGATCGTCTCCGGTGCCGTCGCAGGTGCCGCCGGAATCGTCCTCCTCCTCGGCGGCGCCGGCAGCTTCGCGCTGTGGAACGCCAACGCCACGGTCGCCGCCTCCAGCGTCTCCTCGGGCAACCTGGCCATCGCCGCCGACACCGCGGGCGTCTGGACCGACATCACCAACGGCGGCAGCAAGGTCATCGACCCGTCGACCTACCGCATCGTCCCCGGCAACGTCCTCCAGTACACGAGCGCGCTGACCGTGACGGCGACCGGCGACTCGCTCGCCGCGGACCTCACCTACAACCCCGTCTCCATCACCGGCGACTCGGCGCTCAAGGCGGCCATCACCACGAAGCTCGACGTCACCTCGACCGACGCCAGCATCACCCCCGCCTCCGCCGCGAACACCTTCACGGTCAAGCCGTCGACGTCCGCCTCCAAGGTCAACGTCGTCCTCACGGTCACCTTCCCCTCCACCGCGACGACCGGCCAGAACGGCTCGCTCTCCTTCGACAAGCTCGCCTTCACGCTCACGCAGCGCGCGATCTAG
- a CDS encoding signal peptidase I has product MPRLLPRLRARHADALGRPADDLAPVELEAGTTPRGGVAQLARSAAVGLSVGILLLVIALAGVLLVVPKVSGSVPLTILTQSMEPTLPPGTLIVVRPVDPDALEVGDVATYQIRSGDPAVITHRITAIASASDGTRSFTFKGDNNASPDSLPVTPGQIQGEVWYSVPLVGWANQAVNGQARSWIIPAAAVALLCYAAVTIITGAVQTRRRRAASAAADAVAEGDHVHSDAMSEGVAEAARQDPSHPGVDAAPAADSPRARGRHRG; this is encoded by the coding sequence ATGCCCCGCCTCCTCCCCCGCCTCCGCGCGCGGCACGCCGACGCCCTCGGCCGTCCCGCGGACGACCTCGCGCCCGTCGAGCTCGAGGCCGGCACCACGCCCCGCGGCGGCGTCGCGCAGCTCGCCCGCTCGGCGGCCGTGGGCCTCAGCGTCGGGATCCTGCTGCTCGTCATCGCGCTGGCGGGCGTGCTGCTCGTGGTGCCGAAGGTCTCGGGATCCGTGCCGCTGACGATCCTCACGCAGTCGATGGAGCCGACCCTCCCGCCCGGCACGCTCATCGTCGTGCGGCCCGTCGACCCGGACGCGCTGGAGGTGGGCGACGTCGCGACCTACCAGATCCGCTCGGGCGACCCCGCGGTCATCACGCACCGGATCACCGCCATCGCGTCGGCCTCCGACGGCACGCGCTCCTTCACGTTCAAGGGCGACAACAACGCGTCGCCCGACTCGCTGCCCGTGACGCCCGGCCAGATCCAGGGCGAGGTCTGGTACTCGGTGCCGCTCGTCGGCTGGGCCAACCAGGCCGTGAACGGGCAGGCCCGCAGCTGGATCATCCCGGCAGCGGCGGTCGCGCTGCTCTGCTACGCGGCGGTCACGATCATCACGGGCGCCGTGCAGACCCGGCGCCGGCGCGCCGCATCGGCCGCGGCGGACGCCGTGGCGGAGGGCGATCACGTGCACTCCGACGCGATGTCCGAGGGCGTGGCGGAGGCCGCGCGCCAGGACCCCTCGCACCCGGGCGTCGACGCGGCCCCCGCCGCCGACAGCCCGCGCGCGCGGGGACGCCACCGCGGCTGA
- the mmsB gene encoding multiple monosaccharide ABC transporter permease, whose amino-acid sequence MTVTAEQATSPNAPAPDGVKTRKRRRIDLRQYGILAALAVIILLFQILTEGRLLYPGNVANLIQQNAYVLILAMGMVIVIIAGHIDLSVGSVVATVGAVAALSMNEWGLPWGTAVVLSLVVGALIGAWQGFWVAFVGIPAFIVTLAGMLVFRGVALVLLTGGTISGLPAEFNSIGSGNLPTTGAPDLLTLGIGALVSLALVVQQLRTRATLRKLELPRERAISFWIRTAIAVFAIMYLCYLLAYNRGTPIILIILATLVLLYSFLLTRTVFGRHVYAMGGNLFAAMMSGVKTRWVNFFIFVNMGLLAGLAGVVSTARAGSAVASAGQSFELDAIAAVFIGGAAVQGGVGTVVGAVIGGLVMGVLNQGLSILSVDAAWQQVIKGLVLLLAVAFDVYSKRRSGR is encoded by the coding sequence GTGACCGTCACCGCCGAGCAGGCCACATCGCCCAACGCGCCCGCGCCCGACGGCGTGAAGACGCGCAAGCGCCGCCGCATCGACCTCCGCCAGTACGGGATCCTCGCGGCCCTGGCCGTCATCATCCTGCTGTTCCAGATCCTCACCGAGGGGCGGCTGCTCTACCCGGGCAACGTCGCGAACCTCATCCAGCAGAACGCGTACGTGCTGATCCTCGCGATGGGCATGGTCATCGTGATCATCGCGGGCCACATCGACCTGTCGGTGGGCTCGGTCGTCGCGACGGTCGGCGCCGTCGCCGCGCTCAGCATGAACGAGTGGGGGCTGCCGTGGGGGACCGCGGTCGTGCTGTCGCTCGTGGTCGGCGCGCTGATCGGCGCGTGGCAGGGCTTCTGGGTGGCGTTCGTCGGCATCCCGGCGTTCATCGTCACGCTCGCGGGCATGCTCGTGTTCCGCGGCGTCGCGCTCGTGCTCCTCACGGGCGGCACGATCTCGGGCCTCCCCGCGGAGTTCAACTCCATCGGCTCGGGCAACCTGCCGACGACGGGCGCGCCCGACCTGCTCACGCTCGGGATCGGCGCGCTCGTGTCGCTGGCGCTCGTGGTCCAGCAGCTCCGCACCCGCGCCACGCTCCGCAAGCTCGAGCTGCCGCGCGAGCGGGCGATCTCGTTCTGGATCCGCACCGCCATCGCCGTCTTCGCGATCATGTACCTCTGCTACCTGCTGGCCTACAACCGCGGGACGCCGATCATCCTGATCATCCTGGCGACGCTCGTGCTGCTCTACTCGTTCCTCCTCACGCGCACGGTGTTCGGCCGGCACGTGTACGCGATGGGCGGCAACCTGTTCGCCGCGATGATGTCGGGCGTCAAGACCCGCTGGGTCAACTTCTTCATCTTCGTGAACATGGGCCTGCTCGCCGGGCTCGCGGGCGTCGTCAGCACGGCGCGCGCCGGATCCGCGGTGGCCTCGGCCGGCCAGAGCTTCGAGCTCGACGCCATCGCCGCGGTGTTCATCGGCGGCGCGGCGGTGCAGGGCGGCGTCGGCACGGTCGTCGGCGCGGTCATCGGCGGCCTCGTGATGGGCGTGCTCAACCAGGGCCTGTCGATCCTGTCGGTCGACGCGGCCTGGCAGCAGGTCATCAAGGGCCTGGTGCTGCTCCTCGCGGTCGCCTTCGACGTCTACAGCAAGCGGCGCTCCGGGCGCTGA
- the mmsA gene encoding multiple monosaccharide ABC transporter ATP-binding protein translates to MDDVILQMTGIVKEFTGVRALDGVDVTVRRGEVHAICGENGAGKSTLMKVLSGVYPHGSYEGTITIDGREVRYGSINDSERDGVVIIHQELALSPYLSIAENIFLGNEMSRGGVIDWNKTNLEAVKLLKRVGLDENPATRVLELGVGKQQLVEIAKALSKEVKLLILDEPTAALNDDDSAHLLGLIRLLRDDGITSIIISHKLNEIRAIADDVTVIRDGKTIETFPVTDSDEIETRIIRAMVGRPLDAQFPPRDPHIGEEKLRVEGWTVHHPVDVDRVVVDDASFTVRAGEVVGFAGLMGAGRTELAMSIFGRSYGTGITGRIFKDGKEIRTRTVSEAIKNGIAYATEDRKRYGLNLIGSITVNVSAAALSKLVKLGVIDRHREYAVADDYRKKMNIKTPDVAGVVGKLSGGNQQKVVLSKWIYSGPDVLILDEPTRGIDVGAKYEIYSIINQLAAEGKAVIVISSELPELIGLSDRIYTIAEGRLTAEVSRADATQEELMRHMTASRKSGVDQ, encoded by the coding sequence ATGGACGACGTCATCCTGCAGATGACCGGCATCGTCAAGGAGTTCACGGGCGTGCGCGCCCTCGACGGCGTGGACGTCACCGTCCGCCGCGGCGAGGTGCACGCCATCTGCGGCGAGAACGGCGCGGGCAAGTCGACGCTGATGAAGGTGCTCAGCGGCGTGTACCCGCACGGCTCGTACGAGGGCACCATCACGATCGACGGCCGCGAGGTCCGCTACGGATCCATCAACGACAGCGAGCGCGACGGGGTGGTCATCATCCACCAGGAGCTCGCGCTCAGCCCCTACCTCTCCATCGCGGAGAACATCTTCCTCGGCAACGAGATGTCGCGCGGCGGCGTCATCGACTGGAACAAGACGAACCTCGAGGCCGTCAAGCTGCTGAAGCGCGTCGGGCTCGACGAGAACCCGGCGACGCGCGTGCTCGAGCTCGGCGTGGGCAAGCAGCAGCTCGTGGAGATCGCGAAGGCGCTCTCCAAGGAGGTGAAGCTCCTGATCCTCGACGAGCCGACCGCCGCGCTCAACGACGACGACTCGGCGCACCTGCTGGGCCTCATCCGCCTGCTGCGCGACGACGGCATCACGAGCATCATCATCAGCCACAAGCTCAACGAGATCCGGGCCATCGCGGACGACGTCACCGTCATCCGCGACGGCAAGACCATCGAGACGTTCCCCGTCACCGACTCGGACGAGATCGAGACGCGCATCATCCGCGCGATGGTCGGCCGCCCGCTCGACGCGCAGTTCCCGCCGCGGGATCCGCACATCGGCGAGGAGAAGCTCCGCGTCGAGGGCTGGACCGTGCACCACCCGGTGGACGTCGACCGCGTCGTCGTCGACGACGCCTCGTTCACCGTCCGCGCGGGCGAGGTCGTCGGGTTCGCCGGCCTCATGGGCGCGGGTCGCACGGAGCTCGCGATGAGCATCTTCGGGCGCTCTTACGGCACCGGCATCACCGGCCGGATCTTCAAGGACGGCAAGGAGATCCGCACCCGCACCGTGAGCGAGGCCATCAAGAACGGCATCGCCTACGCGACCGAGGACCGGAAGCGCTACGGGCTCAACCTCATCGGCAGCATCACGGTGAACGTCTCGGCCGCCGCGCTCTCCAAGCTCGTCAAGCTCGGCGTGATCGACCGCCACCGCGAGTACGCGGTCGCCGACGACTACCGCAAGAAGATGAACATCAAGACGCCCGACGTCGCGGGGGTGGTCGGCAAGCTGTCCGGCGGCAACCAGCAGAAGGTCGTCCTCAGCAAGTGGATCTACTCGGGTCCCGACGTGCTCATCCTCGACGAGCCGACCCGCGGCATCGACGTGGGGGCGAAGTACGAGATCTACAGCATCATCAACCAGCTCGCGGCCGAGGGGAAGGCGGTCATCGTCATCTCCTCCGAGCTGCCCGAGCTCATCGGCCTCTCGGACCGGATCTACACGATCGCCGAGGGGCGGCTCACCGCGGAGGTCTCCCGGGCCGACGCGACACAGGAGGAGCTGATGCGGCACATGACCGCCAGCCGGAAGTCAGGAGTCGACCAGTGA
- a CDS encoding sugar-binding protein — protein sequence MASGRHARKISSLLLLAGVAVGMTACAPQGATNTGSGDGGDAAGGTECNVGISMPTRSLERWINDGEGLKTKLEGDDCTVDLQYADNKTDAQISQIQNQVAGGAKILVVAAVDGKTLGPALEDAKSQGVTVIAYDRLINGTDAVDYYATFDNYKVGTLQGEFIKDTLDLDNAAGPFTLEPFAGSPDDNNAGFFFGGAWDVLQPYVESGKLTVPSGKSPATSADWQSIGILGWGSDDAQAEMDNRLQSFYTGGQKVQVVLSPNDSLALGIEASLSSAGYAPGADWPVITGQDADKANVQAILADKQSMTVWKDTRALGDQVQKMIGEIVAGDEVTVNDTKSYDNGNKVVPSFLLDPQVVVKDDVQSVLVDSGFLKASDVGL from the coding sequence ATGGCATCCGGACGACACGCACGAAAGATCAGCTCCCTCCTCCTCCTCGCCGGCGTCGCCGTCGGCATGACCGCCTGCGCGCCCCAGGGCGCCACGAACACCGGCTCCGGCGACGGCGGCGACGCCGCCGGCGGCACCGAGTGCAACGTCGGCATCTCGATGCCTACGCGCAGCCTCGAGCGCTGGATCAACGACGGCGAGGGCCTGAAGACCAAGCTCGAGGGCGACGACTGCACCGTCGACCTCCAGTACGCCGACAACAAGACCGACGCCCAGATCAGCCAGATCCAGAACCAGGTCGCGGGCGGCGCCAAGATCCTCGTGGTCGCGGCCGTCGACGGCAAGACGCTCGGCCCGGCCCTCGAGGACGCGAAGAGCCAGGGCGTCACGGTCATCGCCTACGACCGCCTCATCAACGGCACGGACGCCGTCGACTACTACGCGACGTTCGACAACTACAAGGTCGGCACGCTCCAGGGCGAGTTCATCAAGGACACGCTCGACCTCGACAACGCGGCCGGGCCCTTCACGCTCGAGCCCTTCGCCGGCAGCCCCGACGACAACAACGCCGGCTTCTTCTTCGGCGGAGCGTGGGACGTCCTCCAGCCCTACGTCGAGAGCGGCAAGCTCACCGTGCCCTCGGGCAAGTCGCCCGCCACGAGCGCCGACTGGCAGTCCATCGGCATCCTTGGCTGGGGATCCGACGACGCGCAGGCCGAGATGGACAACCGCCTGCAGTCGTTCTACACGGGCGGCCAGAAGGTCCAGGTCGTGCTCTCGCCCAACGACAGCCTCGCGCTCGGCATCGAAGCGTCGCTCTCCAGCGCCGGCTACGCGCCCGGCGCCGACTGGCCCGTCATCACCGGCCAGGACGCCGACAAGGCGAACGTCCAGGCGATCCTCGCGGACAAGCAGTCCATGACCGTCTGGAAGGACACCCGGGCGCTCGGCGACCAGGTCCAGAAGATGATCGGCGAGATCGTCGCGGGCGACGAGGTCACCGTCAACGACACCAAGTCGTACGACAACGGCAACAAGGTCGTCCCGTCGTTCCTCCTCGACCCGCAGGTGGTCGTGAAGGACGACGTGCAGTCCGTGCTCGTCGACTCCGGCTTCCTCAAGGCGTCCGACGTCGGCCTGTAG
- a CDS encoding DUF4232 domain-containing protein has protein sequence MSTDRRPSRIPRLLAPLALAAALALAGCTDAGGGSATAPPADQPASVAPTGTPTATPAASPTAAASDGATGDPAASGDAARCAVDALTGSIAPASGPGGDPGEGTGMSQQRVTVVLTNWSASPCTLQGWPGVSFVGDGDGTQLGLPATLDRGTDHPTVTLEPGASAQAPLHYTDGQVYPDAECGLTPADGLRVYPPGSTASLFVAWPEPACSTSDHALLEVGGFVAS, from the coding sequence ATGAGCACCGATCGCCGCCCCTCCCGCATCCCCCGCCTGCTCGCCCCGCTCGCCCTCGCCGCCGCCCTCGCGCTGGCCGGCTGCACGGACGCGGGCGGCGGATCCGCGACCGCGCCCCCGGCCGACCAGCCCGCCAGCGTCGCCCCCACGGGCACCCCGACCGCGACGCCCGCGGCCTCCCCCACCGCCGCCGCGTCCGACGGGGCGACCGGCGACCCGGCCGCCTCCGGGGACGCCGCGCGCTGCGCGGTCGACGCGCTCACCGGATCCATCGCCCCGGCGTCCGGGCCCGGCGGCGACCCGGGCGAGGGCACGGGGATGAGCCAGCAGCGCGTGACCGTCGTGCTCACCAACTGGTCCGCGTCGCCGTGCACGCTGCAGGGCTGGCCGGGCGTCTCCTTCGTCGGGGACGGGGACGGCACCCAGCTCGGCCTCCCCGCCACGCTCGACCGCGGCACGGACCACCCCACCGTCACCCTGGAGCCGGGCGCGTCGGCCCAGGCGCCGCTGCACTACACCGACGGGCAGGTCTACCCCGACGCGGAATGCGGGCTGACCCCGGCCGACGGCCTGCGCGTGTACCCGCCCGGATCCACCGCGTCGCTCTTCGTCGCCTGGCCGGAGCCCGCCTGCTCGACGAGCGACCACGCGCTGCTCGAGGTGGGCGGGTTCGTGGCGTCCTGA
- a CDS encoding response regulator transcription factor yields MTPPPVRVAVVDDHPVVRAGLAALLASADDIDVVGQAADGEAAVALARAERPDVVLMDLRMPGLDGVGATARIREEAPDVRVLVLTTYETDASILTAIEAGASGYLLKAAPEEEILAGVRAVARGDVALAPAIAAALVRQVARPAAEPATPTPTLSPRETEVLALVAAGRTNARIALELHVTPATVKTHLLHVFEKLGVGDRTRAVTLAMELGLLPPVTGPARG; encoded by the coding sequence ATGACGCCCCCGCCCGTCCGCGTCGCCGTCGTCGACGACCACCCCGTCGTCCGCGCCGGCCTCGCCGCGCTCCTCGCGTCCGCCGACGACATCGACGTCGTCGGCCAGGCGGCCGACGGCGAGGCGGCGGTCGCCCTCGCCCGCGCGGAGCGCCCTGACGTCGTCCTCATGGACCTCCGCATGCCCGGTCTCGACGGGGTCGGCGCGACCGCCCGCATCCGCGAGGAGGCGCCGGACGTGCGCGTCCTCGTGCTGACCACCTACGAGACCGACGCGAGCATCCTCACCGCCATCGAGGCCGGCGCGAGCGGCTACCTGCTGAAGGCGGCGCCGGAGGAGGAGATCCTCGCGGGCGTCCGCGCGGTGGCCCGCGGCGACGTCGCCCTCGCCCCCGCGATCGCCGCCGCGCTGGTCCGCCAGGTGGCGCGTCCCGCCGCCGAGCCCGCGACGCCGACGCCGACGCTCAGCCCGCGCGAGACCGAGGTGCTCGCGCTCGTGGCCGCCGGCCGCACCAACGCCCGCATCGCCCTCGAGCTGCATGTGACGCCCGCGACCGTGAAGACGCACCTGCTGCACGTGTTCGAGAAGCTCGGCGTCGGCGACCGGACCCGCGCGGTCACGCTCGCGATGGAGCTCGGTCTGCTGCCGCCCGTGACCGGACCCGCGCGCGGCTGA
- a CDS encoding sensor histidine kinase produces the protein MIPVRTVHIAYAVTMALLVLLTLGTGSDAGWGAWGAIATMTALYLVIGRRALEASAAAAATEARLPPEPSAVVFLALVIPAATWGVASLSSFAIVQCVLCPLVWLLLDRVRDAVIGTLVLTGSIAVGFVVGFGDLPGALPTMAVSQGLSLGGSVALGLWITRIADLSRERLQLLEGLRAAQAQVEALGREAGAARERERLSADIHDTVAQDLTGLVLLAQRGRRELRGGQASATDATLAELEEGARDALTQTRAIVAATAPVELTDGLGQALARLGARLSRETGTPVAVRADAGVGSVDRDAEVVLLRCAQEGLANVRRHAGASAVEVVLGRDGADVVLAVRDDGRGFDPARASGGYGLDGMRRRLASAGGRLDVASGTGGTRLTARIPAHAAPADPRDVEPSPATATPARARA, from the coding sequence ATGATCCCGGTCCGCACCGTCCACATCGCCTACGCGGTGACGATGGCGCTGCTGGTCCTGCTCACCCTCGGCACGGGCAGCGACGCCGGATGGGGCGCGTGGGGCGCGATCGCGACGATGACCGCCCTCTACCTCGTGATCGGCCGTCGGGCGCTCGAGGCCTCCGCGGCGGCGGCGGCCACGGAGGCCCGGCTCCCGCCGGAGCCGTCGGCCGTCGTCTTCCTCGCGCTCGTCATCCCGGCCGCGACCTGGGGCGTCGCGAGCCTGTCGTCGTTCGCGATCGTGCAGTGCGTGCTGTGCCCGCTCGTCTGGCTGCTCCTCGACCGGGTGCGCGACGCCGTCATCGGGACCCTCGTGCTCACCGGATCCATCGCCGTGGGCTTCGTGGTCGGCTTCGGGGACCTGCCGGGCGCGCTCCCGACCATGGCGGTGTCGCAGGGGCTCAGCCTCGGCGGGAGCGTCGCGCTCGGGCTGTGGATCACGCGCATCGCCGACCTCAGCCGCGAGCGCCTGCAGCTCCTGGAGGGGCTGCGCGCGGCGCAGGCGCAGGTCGAGGCGCTCGGCCGCGAGGCGGGGGCGGCCCGCGAGCGGGAGCGCCTGTCGGCCGACATCCACGACACGGTCGCGCAGGACCTCACCGGCCTCGTGCTGCTCGCCCAGCGCGGTCGGCGGGAGCTCCGCGGCGGCCAGGCGTCGGCGACGGACGCGACCCTGGCCGAGCTGGAGGAGGGAGCGCGCGACGCGCTCACGCAGACCCGCGCGATCGTCGCCGCCACCGCGCCCGTCGAGCTGACGGACGGCCTGGGCCAGGCCCTGGCCCGGCTCGGCGCGCGCCTGTCCCGCGAGACCGGCACCCCGGTCGCGGTGCGGGCGGACGCGGGCGTCGGATCCGTCGACCGCGACGCCGAGGTCGTCCTCCTCCGCTGCGCGCAGGAGGGCCTCGCGAACGTGCGGCGCCACGCGGGCGCGTCCGCCGTGGAGGTGGTCCTCGGGCGCGACGGCGCGGACGTGGTGCTCGCGGTCCGCGACGACGGCCGCGGGTTCGACCCCGCGCGCGCGTCCGGCGGGTACGGGCTCGACGGCATGCGCCGCCGGCTCGCCTCGGCCGGCGGGCGCCTCGACGTCGCGAGCGGCACCGGCGGCACGCGGCTCACGGCGCGGATCCCGGCGCACGCGGCGCCCGCCGATCCGCGCGACGTCGAGCCGTCACCGGCCACCGCGACCCCCGCCCGGGCCCGCGCATGA
- a CDS encoding ABC transporter permease, producing the protein MTAVRPARPAADRAPALPGVLPLGIHRVRYEVRRYFRQTDTIIFTFLFPVIMLSIFSVAFGSSGNLGTAPDGSGGVSAAAYYLPGMIAAGILLSGVQNLAVDIAMERSDGTLKRLAGSPLPVLSYFLGKGGQVIVTSLLQMVVLLLVARFAFGVELPTDPGRWATFAWVYALGITSSAVLGIALSRIPRSGASATAVITPIVLVLQFISGVYLTFTMLPSWLQDVASFLPLKWMAQGMRAVFLPDALAASERGGTWDLPGVAVVLAIWLVGGTIAAVATFRWIRRDS; encoded by the coding sequence ATGACCGCCGTCCGCCCCGCGCGTCCCGCCGCGGACCGCGCCCCGGCCCTGCCCGGCGTCCTCCCGCTCGGGATCCACCGCGTCCGCTACGAGGTGCGCCGCTACTTCCGCCAGACCGACACGATCATCTTCACGTTCCTGTTCCCGGTCATCATGCTGTCGATCTTCTCGGTGGCCTTCGGCTCGTCCGGGAACCTCGGCACGGCGCCCGACGGCTCCGGCGGCGTGAGCGCGGCGGCCTACTACCTGCCGGGCATGATCGCGGCGGGCATCCTCCTCTCGGGCGTGCAGAACCTCGCGGTCGACATCGCGATGGAGCGCAGCGACGGCACGCTCAAGCGACTCGCCGGATCCCCGCTGCCCGTGCTCTCGTACTTCCTCGGCAAGGGCGGGCAGGTCATCGTGACCTCGCTCCTGCAGATGGTAGTGCTGCTGCTCGTCGCCCGGTTCGCGTTCGGGGTGGAGCTGCCCACCGACCCCGGCCGGTGGGCCACGTTCGCGTGGGTCTACGCGCTCGGGATCACGTCGTCGGCCGTGCTCGGCATCGCGCTCAGCCGCATCCCGCGCTCCGGCGCCTCGGCCACGGCCGTCATCACGCCGATCGTGCTCGTGCTGCAGTTCATCAGCGGCGTGTACCTCACCTTCACGATGCTGCCGAGCTGGCTGCAGGACGTCGCCTCCTTCCTGCCGCTGAAGTGGATGGCGCAGGGCATGCGCGCCGTCTTCCTGCCGGACGCGCTCGCGGCGTCCGAGCGCGGCGGCACGTGGGACCTCCCGGGCGTGGCGGTCGTCCTCGCCATCTGGCTGGTGGGCGGCACGATCGCCGCGGTCGCCACCTTCCGCTGGATCCGCCGGGACTCCTGA